The window ctcatcctttctttttctcctcagaCTCCTGGCTGTGTTGCCCAAGCTAGGCTTATACACCTGCACTAATGCACTCCCTAGTTCCACCTTCTGGAATTGCTAGTACCACAGGCTACCACCCGTACCTGATTCTGATTATGGAAGGTCAAAATTATCTTGTCATTTATTCACCCTGATAATGTACAAAAATTCTCTACACATATTTTACTTGTGTCCTCTTGAACACACCTTGATACTTCTGACACCAATCATAGTTAACCTCtctgctagaaaaaaaaattccgtAGATTATGAGCATCACATGAACATTTTTTgggccttattttttttttgttcctgcaTTCACTCATTTCTATATTGTATCCTGGGAATATAATCCCAGGCATCACACATTCCAAAGACAGGCTCTAGCCCTGAGTCCTCACCAATCCCCAGGAGGTTAGCATGTCAATGTACACAGGACCCAGTGTTACCCAACAATGCTAAGCTCATGATAGACAACCAGAGGcatgctgaatttgtttatttcacttaaggaTAAAGCCCAGATTTCTTTGATATCCATGTTTGCATTTAAAGAAATAGCCcagtgggactggggagatagctcagtcagtagagtacttgccttgtaagcacaaggccctggtttcgatccccagcaacccccccccccccaaaaaagaaaagaaaagaaaagaaaaatagcccagtgactagggaggctaaggctggaGAAAATGAAGTTGACAGATTCAAAGTGATCCTGGGCACCAACACCAgaacatgtttaaaataaaacataaaagaggcTGGTGCTACAAAGTATCATGCACTTATGTTCAATTCTCAgatatgtaaaaatcattttgttctcTCTTATTCCTCTTCCACCctctctttccttatttctctattttgtgCTGCTTTTATTTAAGGtggcaaaaaagagagaaactcaacttttcttctgtgtcttcaGTGGCTTTCCATTCCTCTTAGcccttcttttttcctcatgGTCCTGACTTTGTTCACTCAGGGCTGGTTGGTACACCTTCAATCATGTGTTTCCACAGCTTCTGCTTCTGGAATTGTTGTTAATACATGCTACTAGAACTACTCATTTTCAATTTTGTAAGGTCAAAATTATCTTCTAATTAGTTCATCCTACTTATGCAAAAAAACTATCTTCAAAGATTTAACTTGTGTCTGTGATATTTTTTCTAAATctctaaacctaatgctaactcaTTCCATAAATCCTAACCAAGCACTATTGCTAATCATACACCTAAACCCCTACCCCAAAACCTACCATTAACTCTAACCCTCTAACTCTAATGCTGACCACTAAGCCTAACCCTAAACCCAACTGTAAACTCTGACCCTAATCCTCTAACCCTTCCCCtaacccagccccagcccctttcccAACTGCAACCCCTAACCCCAATTCTAATATCAACTCTAACTCTAAAACTACCTACCTGCTGATGGCAAAAGCACCCACAGTCTAAGGATTCATGCCCACAGACAGATTCCTCTTCAGATGCCAGTTGAAACAGCAGGTTCCTAGGTGACCTACAACTCCTGTTCAACTTGGACATAAATGAGAGGTTCCATGATCCCCTTCTCTTTTTGAGTCATTTGCCGAAGTGCCTCACAGCAGCCAGAAAAGCAGTGTAATTAATATTTCCAATTCATCATAAAGCATATCTTAAATAATATACTTGAATAGGTAGATGACAACACAGGGAAAGATAAGTGGTAAAGAATACAAACTATGCACTTGTGTGTGGAATGGTTTGCTGTttcctcaaagaattaaaaatagaattatcttaCTACTCAACAACTCAGTTCCTAGGTATTTGCCCCCGAATAACTGAAAGGAGGTGTTAAAAAAAGTATGCATGTGCTCTTTCCATTTGTTGAAGTCATGAAAGTGAGGGACAGGCTTAGAGAGTTCCAGGGAAGGAATCCTGGACCTCAGTGGAAAAGGTGTGTTTCTCTCagttggggcctgtggtgagaatGAGAACTGATTTCCATGGAGAAATTTGCTGGTGTCCTGTTCTGCAGGTTATGTAACAGTCACCTGGGAGTGGCCCTGCATTGAGTAAAATACACTGTGCTGTTTCAAGTACAGGTGCAAATCTGGTCAAGAAGTGACCACCAGGGAAGGTGAGTGAAAGGACACAGCACTTTGCACCACCATGGCAGGGTTTCTGTAACCCTAGCACTGTTGGGAAGTCAATTGCTTTTAAAACAGCCCTGTCTGTGCCTGATCAGGAAACAGATACATCTGATGTCATAGAGAGGCTGACCCTCACAAACTCAGTTCAAGCAAAGCTGTGAAGCCATTACACTTATAAGAAAATCTGTCAGGAGAAGCCATTGTGTGGACACCACCGTAGTAGCAGAGGTCACTTTTTAGATGGTACATTAGAAGTAGGAGAAATATTAATATGAGAGAATATTAATATGAGAGAACagtacacagacacacagaaaagCTCCCTGTGGTACTTCTCAGGCTGAAGTACCACAGATAGGAAGGAAGCCTCAAGCCCTGGCCCCACATCTGCCTCTGAGGCAAGCCCAGCGTCAGCAGCAGAAACAGGCACCCCTACACTGGAAGGATCTTCCCCTGGATCAGCTGGCCTCCCAGCTGTTCCTATCTCAGGAGCAGTGGTCATGTCTGGGAGGCAGACAAGGGCCCCAGGGCAGCCACACCTGGGGTGCTGGGGGCTAGCCATGGGCCTAGGAGTCACCAGTCACCCTGGCTGGCCAGGATTCCAGTGTCAGTCAAACACCCCTTGTCCTGCATCAGCTGTTCCTTCCATGATCCTCCCAGCCAGGTGGAGGGAGCAGACCTGCCCAGTTCCAGAAGCCTGACAAGCAGGTGACAGAGGAGCTAGGAGGTTCTGTTGGAGGCTCCAGCCTCCTGATTCTTCAGCTGACTCAGGGTCTTCTGCCTTCCCAGCTAGGACATGGCACTGAGGTCTCATCTACTTTATTTACTGCTGTCCTCACCCATGCTGGGGACTGTCCCAGCAGAGCAGTGCCATGAGAATGAGTGGAAGTTTCAAGCTCTGTTCAGACCTCAGTCTTCTGACACCCACAAAGGCCAGGTATGTCCCTGGCACCCACGGTCCTACATATTCCCCACTGTTGACTGTCCAGCCCTAAGCCACGAATCCCAGGGGACCTCCGAGTGTGCAGCATCCCCAGGCCTGGGTCTGGGTCTATCATCAAGTGACAGAGACAGGTCTACAGGTGCCAAGGGGAGCTTTTCCACTCCCTATCAAGCCTGCTCCCAATGAAGCCCTGGGCCTCCCAAAGCACCACAGGTTTCTCCTCATAAAATCTACATGGGCTGAGGAACAGGAGGACCTCAGATTCCAAACCCAGAGGCCAGTCAGGGCCTCATGCCTCACTCACCTTGATGAACCACTGCCCCAGCACCTCACACTCCCACTGCAGGCCTCGCAGCACTCTCTGGTGACCTTCAAACGTGCTGTCGGGCACTGGAGACAGCACAGGGAGTGGGGGACAGAACACACTCAGGAGTCACAGGCATCCATGTACCACAGGCTCCCTGGCCAGGAACAACTGGTTTGAAGACTCCAGCAGCTGGGTCCCACCCAGTTGATGGGACACATGGAAGACAAGGGCCTCATCTCCCTCAACACCCACCCACTGTACAGCATCAGAATAATCAGAGGAAGGAGACTCCAGCCTCTGCACACCTCCCTGCCTGCCCTAAGGTCTGAGCCCCACTTGGGAGGCTGTGTAATAGAAAACTCACAACAGGACCCGCTTGTCCCTTTTGCAGTTTCCACACTTCCTCTGCATCTTGTTCATCTCCCACACCTTCAGTAGAGGGTCTGCCAGGGGCCTGTTCTACACAGACACTGCTGCCCTCTCCAGGCCAgtgctcttccttctccctcatgTCCTCAACTGCTCCTGTGGGCACAGGCTCAGAGTGCAGCAGAGCTAGGCCTGTGTTGCACAGGCTGGGTGTTCTCCTGACCACAAACAGGTCTtgcaggcctcacacatgctgaggACTTAGGCTCATTTTATGTATTAACAGCAAATCTTCAGTCTTAACTTATTCTGAACTCTCTAGGAATGCAGCTTCTGTGCAAAGTGAGAGGCGGCACTTTGTTCAGGATTCCATCAGGGCTGCTCTCCACCGTGGAAACCCTGCCAGTGCCAGCATCTGAGAGACAATGACAACTGCCCACTGTGGCCACATGTGGCCATGCTGCAGTGCCAACTCTGCCTGGGTGTTTGCATGTCAGAACACTCTCTGTGTTTTTACTTCCCTTCACGCAGTTTGGGAAGTGCCCTATTGGTTTCAATTATGGATTCAGATAGATTATATTACTTGTGGATTTCAGCTGAAAGTAGCAAAGGGgcattgttaaatattttcatagaaagAGGTGTTGGGTTCAGGGGATGGTGAGAGCTGGGGTCTGCAGCCCCACACTGAGGACAGCCAGTGTGTCTCCGACCTCCAGGTCAGCACCTTGAGGGAGCCAGCGAGGGCCAGTTGCTGAGCATGATGTTGCTGTAGTCACTCCTGATGACAGTGATGCTGCACCACGTACCAACCTGGTTGCTCTTCCTGTCCTCCACCTTGTGGATCTGAGTTTCTCTGCGGGTTAAGTCTGTCTTCAGCTGCTTGTCATTCTTGGCCTCAATTTCTGAAAGGCAGCAGCACACACAACATCTGAGCAGAGCAAGAACATGTGCCCTGTGGCTATGAGAATCCATGAACATGTAAACGGGCCATGAACTCCCATCCTGGAGAACAAAGGCTGTGCACACTAGCTCCAAAAACCAGAATGGGCTTAGGTGGAGCTTTCCCTGATGATGCTCATGGGTGATTCAttcaccctttttaaaattattagaatgaagattgaacccaggggtgcctaccagtaagctacatccccggtcctttttttttattttgagagaatcttgctaggttgctaagggtctcactaagttgctgaggctggccttgaatttgtggtcctcctgcttcagcctccctagtcactggaattacaggtgtgcgtcaccgtACCCAGCTATGGATGACATATTCACTCCATGGGCCACTGCTGGCCTTCCTTTGCCAATGACAGGTATGGCTAATTGATGCCTGCACTGGGACTCCCAAGGCTTACTGTCAGCAGATCCGGTGGGTGCTAAACACGGTCTCCATCCTTAGACTACAGGGCTTGATTAGAAAAGCCACACAAACTCCTGCAGCTGAAGCTTTCTCAGGCCAGGAGACTGAACAACTCCTGCCTGCTATTAACTGCCAATTTTATACAGGAGTGGGAAAGTGTATGGTAATCATAGCCCCCAAACTCATACAAGAATATGCAGTGGGATTCTGAGTGGGTCCATTTGGTTTATCAATgtcccattctttctctctttctctctgcatgTGGGTTGTTTAAATCTGGTTTATCTGCTGTGAGTTAAGAGTGCTGGAGGCAAATTACTTTGGGATGGAGAGGGGTCTGACACATCCTACAACACATGCAAGTCTTCAAAATTGTGCTACATCTTGGTGATCTCCTCATGTGTTTCTACACATTTTAGAGTAGAAGTTCCAGAATCAGTCAGatgtagtggtgcatacctgtaatcccagtggcttgggaggctgagacaggaggatcaagagattaaagccagcctcagcaacagcaaggcactaagcaactcagtgagaccctatctctaaataaaatacaaaaaatgacttgggatgtgactcagtggttgagtgcccctgagttcaatccctggtaccccccacaaATGTTCCAGAATCAGGCAGAAAAGCATCCACTCCCTTGAGGCCAATCCCATTCCACATCTCTGGGAAATGTCCAGCTCAATAAACCCTGTGCTGCTACTGCTGGTTCTCTTCCCCTTCAAATTCTGAAGTACACTCAGAATAACACAGTTCTGGGAACCTTCACATGTCATAACTCACTGCCTTTGTGAAGCTGCCTCTGGGCCTGGGAGGTGGTGACAGACTTGAGCACTCGGCACAGCTCAGCTTCCTCGTGCCACCTTCCCACAGGCTGGAGGGCAGCAGCCACGTCCACAGAGCTGCAGGCTCTCCAGGAGCCACAGGTAGTGATTGCCTCTACTTGGTCCGGAGTATCTCCTGCCAGATGAAGACTCCAGAATCCTGCTTATTGTCCCTGGAGCACCATCTTGATGCCAAGGTTCTCACTCACTTTGAATGTTTATAATGAATAGCAGGGTGACCAGGGATAACATGGTGATGGGCCTAAACAAGGACGTGGGCATGATGGGCTTTGCTGACAATACAGTGTTGGGGTGGAATTAGGTCCTGAAAGAGGGGTCTGCAGGGGCTGGGCAGGCTCTGGAACCAGCGCTTCTGCAGGGGAGTGTGCGGGGTTCCAGAAGGAACCACCAGGTGGCAGcaggggacaggaggagaggAGCCAGGCCGCAGTGGGAGTGTCTGGATCCCATCTGGGACAGTTCCGCTGGTGGCCCAGGTAGCCTGGCCCATTTCCACAGTGGAGGTGCTGGGACTATCTGCCCTGGCTGGTCTGGACACGGAGGGAAGATATGTCACCAGACTACAGCTCTTCATTTCCTGCTCTGACCAGCCCCTAGTGGTGGCTCCTGTAGCCTTTCAGGCCACCTTCCTTTCCCTGGACTCTGTGGGCAGGTCTGCTCACTGCAGGAAGTGCCCCACCCCTGTGTCCACACATGTCAGGCCTTTCTCCTGCCTGTCACTTTATCTGAATAGTGGAGAGgtcccagcccccacccctccccaagTATGGAAGGGGCCACACAGCACATTGAGTGGAGGGGTGAAGGGAATTCTCACTCCCACAGAATGGTCTGGGACCCACCACCAGAAGCCTCAGGGCCAAGGGTAGCTGGAGGCCCTGGGCACCTGGCTCCACTGCCGCTCCTCACTGACTCACACGCAGGGTCTCCCTCCCCTAGGCTCACTCCCTCACCACAACTGTTTGCCAACAGCCCCTCACCAGCCACCCCAGCCTGGTGCTGCTTGGCACCTGGTGGATGAGAACATGCCTGGCCCAAGCTTGCCTGCCAGGTCCTGATGGACAGGTCTGGCCCGCCTGTGGGCAAGGTGCCAACCACTGAGGCATAAAAGCCTGGATCTACCAGGGCAGTTCCAGAGACTGTCGCCATGAAGGGGAGCAGCACCATCCTGCTGGTGGTCCTCACCTTGTCCTTCATCTGCGGTGAGTGTGGCCACACTTCCAGCACATTTGGGAGGTGGGGGGGACTAGGAAGCTCAAATCCCAACATCAGGTCCCTCACTGTGGATACCGCCTGCCTCCAGCACACACCACCCACAGAAGTACATGGACCCTGCTGATCCCAGTCCCCACTCAACCCCACCCCAACCACAGACCACCCCAGCTTCAGTGTCACCATCATGCCCAATGTCTCCCACTTCGGTCCAATCCAACCTGACCCTGACCCTCTGAGCACCGTTTCAGACCAGCTAAACATCAGGCAAGGAAATGATCCCTGTGTCCGGTCTTCACTTTCCTTCTGGGGAGTGGAAATTGGAGAAACTGagatgggggggaggggggggcgtctggggcaggtggggctgggggcatCATGGAGGAAGATCTAGGGAAGGGCATTATCTCTCTTCACAAAGCAGAGCTGACTACAGGGGAGGATGACAGTGAGTTTTTCATGGACTTCCTGcaaacactgctggtgggaacCCCAGAGGAACTCTACGAGGGGCCCCTGGGCAAGTACAACATCAACGAGGATGCCAAGGAAGCACTGGCAGAGCTCAAGTCCTGCATCGACGGCCTGCAGCCCATGCACAAGGCAGAATTGGTCAAGCTGCTGGTACTGGAGCTGGGGGGATCCCATTCCCTAAACACCTGCAGTTCtgcagcacatgcctgtgattGCCAGCCCCACAAAGTACTCTGCAGCCCACCCCCCACAGATACCCCAGCCTGCCTTGGTAAACTGAGGTGGATATCCCATACCTCCCAGCCCACAGAGAAACCCCCAGGCCCCTTAGACCTGCTCCCCCACAGCCTGTGGGATAAGCCCCACACTGGCTTGTGTACTGTGGGATAAGCCCCACACTGGCTTGTGTACATAGACATGCACAGACACAGGTGTACTCATACAACCTGCATGTACACAACACCTCCCAGGTTCAGGGAGGGGTGGGCTGCAATGTGCCAGAGCCTCTTTCCCCAAGAGGTGGGTCTGTCTGCTGCAGAGAGCTCTGGCTCTGCAGTCACTGGTCAACGGCTCTCCTGGTCCATATTCGTCTGCCTTTCAGGTGCAAGTGCTGGGCAGCCAGGATGACGCCTAGGTGGACCTCAGACAGGGCTCCTGACAGCCACAGGACCAGCCACACAAGCAGTCACGAGCATACTGCCTCAATGCTGTTTTACTAAGAATAAATTTACCCTTGAACCACTAAATCAATAAAGCCTCCTGCAGCCCAGGTACTGGCTCCTCGTCTCTCCCCCCACACAGGAACACACAAAAGGGCACATCAAGAGTATACTcaggctgggcacagaggcacatgcctataatccctgagacttgggaggctgaggtaggagaatcccaagttctaggccctaagcaacttagcaagatcctatctcaaaacaaaataaaaaataaaaaagggctggggatgtagcccagtggtaaagtgcccctgtgttcaatctccagtaacaaaataaaagagtGCACTTGGGGACCTGACCACACATAGACACAAGGGGTCACTCACAGGAGCACACACATGAAAGAAACCCTACCCAGAGGGAAGCACAAGAATATGCACACAGGACTGACTGAGACAGGACCCAGACAGACACCACCTAGCAgggaacagagcacagaacacaggcAGGCAGCCATGTGGACATGAATGGCCTCCAGGAAGGAGAAGCTCTGCAGTGGAAGGACCAGGGCAGGAGCAAAGGAAGCACCCAGGGCTACTCTAAGTTTGAGACACAGGACAGCAGCCACATGGACACCAGTGGAATGCAACCAGGGCTGCAGGCCAGTAGTGTCTGAAGGTCAGCCAGGAACAGCACTGCACTAGTTCTTGCTCACCATGATAAACACAAACCCTAAGCCTGGACCCAGGACCTCTGATGGCCAGAAGTTTCctgcacctcagtttccacaGCTCAGTGGATTCTAGTGGGGGCAGGGCTGAGTGGGATCATCAAGCTGGCTCCTTGGTCACCCAGGCTCTGGACCTTGTGACCTCACTTGCTCTGTTCCTCCCCTGGGCACCTGTCCCAGACACCAGAGGTCAGGCTTGGCCAGGGTGCAGTCCCTAGCAAGGGTGGTGCCTGGCAAAGGTGGGGTCTTGTGAGGGTGCTGGGATCCCTAGGGAGAGAAAGGTGGGTCCTGGCAAGGGTGAGACCATGGGGTTCCAGGTGAGGGTAGGGCCTGGTTGGGGGACCCAGGGTGGGGATGGGACCTTTTAAAGGTTGAAAGTCCCTGGCAAGGATGGAATCCCTGGTAagggtggg of the Sciurus carolinensis chromosome 11, mSciCar1.2, whole genome shotgun sequence genome contains:
- the Scgb1c1 gene encoding secretoglobin family 1C member 1; the protein is MKGSSTILLVVLTLSFICELTTGEDDSEFFMDFLQTLLVGTPEELYEGPLGKYNINEDAKEALAELKSCIDGLQPMHKAELVKLLVQVLGSQDDA